A genomic region of Alicyclobacillus sp. SO9 contains the following coding sequences:
- a CDS encoding alcohol dehydrogenase catalytic domain-containing protein: protein MKAAFFSPDTGFTITDTSLPRAGVNEAVVQVEACGICGSDKQLVRGEAPPQGTEFPVVLGHEIAGRIHSVVNEDPVHPRWTQGESVLVYPFIPCGECRLCQTGLSHLCSKQQVIGYHRQGGFAEQTVVPVSNLILRPSGISASAGALLVDAFATPYHALKQGALSPGECILVLGAGGLGLAGLMVAKAMGAKRIGLLSRRRAALDNPAADYAEARFDAGEGDRQVGRQIRRWSKGGVDVILDTTGSGKLIEQGLDLLHPGGRLVIIGMNSNEFTLPVAKTVRRGISVIASYGSTKQDVEELAGFAQDKRILPENLVVQRVALAEVAQAFTMPGKPGRTVIVP, encoded by the coding sequence GTGAAAGCTGCTTTCTTCAGTCCAGATACCGGTTTTACGATAACGGATACAAGCCTGCCGAGAGCTGGGGTCAATGAAGCCGTGGTCCAGGTTGAGGCCTGTGGAATTTGTGGTTCTGACAAGCAACTGGTACGAGGAGAGGCACCACCACAGGGAACTGAGTTCCCTGTGGTGCTTGGTCATGAAATTGCGGGCCGAATCCATTCCGTCGTCAATGAAGACCCCGTTCATCCGCGTTGGACCCAAGGCGAGAGTGTCCTCGTGTATCCGTTTATCCCGTGCGGCGAGTGCCGCCTGTGTCAAACTGGACTCAGTCACCTCTGCTCCAAACAGCAAGTTATCGGTTATCACAGGCAAGGCGGCTTTGCAGAACAGACTGTGGTCCCCGTTTCCAATCTCATACTGCGTCCTTCCGGCATTTCTGCCAGTGCCGGGGCACTTTTAGTCGATGCTTTCGCAACCCCGTACCATGCACTGAAGCAGGGTGCACTGAGCCCTGGTGAGTGCATTCTCGTGCTGGGTGCGGGCGGCCTTGGGCTGGCAGGGCTGATGGTTGCCAAAGCGATGGGTGCAAAGCGCATCGGTTTGCTTTCGCGCCGACGCGCTGCTTTGGACAACCCTGCTGCAGATTACGCAGAAGCGCGCTTTGACGCCGGCGAAGGAGACCGACAGGTTGGCCGCCAAATTCGTCGTTGGTCGAAAGGCGGCGTCGATGTAATCCTTGATACAACAGGCTCTGGAAAGCTGATTGAGCAAGGCTTGGACTTACTGCATCCAGGGGGACGTCTGGTGATAATCGGAATGAACAGCAACGAGTTTACGCTGCCTGTGGCGAAAACCGTTCGACGAGGCATTTCGGTCATCGCGAGCTACGGTTCTACGAAACAGGACGTAGAAGAGTTGGCAGGTTTTGCACAGGACAAACGCATTCTTCCCGAGAATCTGGTAGTACAGCGAGTAGCTTTGGCTGAAGTTGCACAAGCTTTCACTATGCCCGGAAAGCCTGGTCGAACTGTGATTGTGCCTTAA
- a CDS encoding acyl-CoA dehydrogenase family protein → MNQTASQADLQQRAEAIRKRVVQFRQEEAKDWGEQVERDEAIPEALWERMRELGFFKLTQPQWAGGEGLPLALYFPILEELAHCHGTIRMMFHAYNSIWRPIGRGREEQQKEWLPRIAAGEVLVAFALTEPDNGTGIDLRTTAVEENGQFILNGRKHLITFADRADIHVVIAKTNPDLGRDGLTAFLIPKGRSGMNLTPMPEMMGDKGCTHSVITFDNCVVDKEEVLGEVGQGFNIALRGFLDQSRASIAQSAVGLAQESLDVTISHVLTRKTFGKALASRQAVQMRLAEMATAIQGARLLCLDAAKRFDANEDISVHAAMAKANAIKMVGSVTDSALSLFGGIGYAVGSPVERLYRDARSLWLEEGTVEMQNMTIAESILREARMANRKAQRGETA, encoded by the coding sequence ATGAATCAAACCGCATCGCAGGCAGATTTGCAACAGAGAGCAGAAGCTATCCGCAAGCGCGTTGTCCAGTTTAGACAAGAGGAAGCAAAGGACTGGGGCGAACAAGTCGAACGCGATGAGGCCATTCCGGAAGCGTTATGGGAAAGGATGCGAGAATTAGGCTTCTTTAAGTTAACCCAACCTCAGTGGGCGGGCGGTGAAGGCCTGCCGCTGGCGTTGTATTTCCCCATCTTGGAGGAACTCGCTCACTGCCACGGCACCATTCGCATGATGTTTCACGCATATAACAGCATCTGGAGACCAATTGGCCGCGGCAGAGAGGAACAGCAGAAAGAATGGCTGCCGCGTATCGCTGCAGGAGAGGTTTTGGTTGCATTCGCTTTGACCGAACCTGATAACGGTACAGGAATTGACCTTCGGACAACAGCTGTGGAAGAAAATGGACAGTTCATCCTAAACGGGCGCAAGCACCTGATTACGTTTGCCGACAGAGCAGATATTCACGTTGTGATTGCGAAAACCAACCCGGATTTAGGGCGAGACGGCCTTACCGCATTTTTGATCCCAAAGGGGCGCAGCGGTATGAACCTTACACCGATGCCGGAAATGATGGGAGACAAGGGCTGTACGCACTCGGTCATCACGTTTGACAACTGTGTGGTTGACAAAGAAGAGGTACTCGGTGAAGTAGGTCAAGGATTTAATATCGCTCTTCGCGGGTTTCTCGACCAAAGCCGGGCCAGCATTGCACAGAGTGCGGTTGGACTCGCCCAGGAGTCCCTTGATGTTACAATTTCGCATGTTCTTACCCGTAAGACATTCGGTAAGGCTCTAGCCAGCAGGCAGGCTGTTCAAATGAGGCTGGCGGAAATGGCCACTGCGATTCAAGGTGCGCGACTTCTGTGCCTTGATGCGGCAAAACGATTTGATGCAAACGAAGACATATCCGTACATGCAGCCATGGCCAAGGCGAATGCCATTAAGATGGTCGGCTCTGTGACGGACAGCGCACTGTCGCTGTTCGGAGGCATTGGCTACGCTGTTGGCAGTCCTGTTGAACGTCTTTACCGGGATGCCCGTTCGCTGTGGCTGGAGGAAGGAACTGTGGAGATGCAAAACATGACCATTGCAGAGTCTATTCTGAGAGAAGCCAGAATGGCAAACCGCAAAGCTCAAAGAGGAGAGACTGCATAG
- a CDS encoding class I adenylate-forming enzyme family protein encodes MIDFPGMVLTKERANEFFEKEMWTEESFVDVLQWNAEHYPTLVHKDEKRQLTYRELWEEVEALAASLYEHGIRKGDKVAIQLPNSLDYVVAVFGAARLGAAAVLLQVDMGRQGLSYCLDKSEAKAWIVAESYRGDPLIGTAETLQATLPDLTNIIVREETEGGAQGHLRLHDLYQSSKRLDEKQLKENHPEPLSPFVMVFTSGTTGSPKGVVQLHANYLWASRAYARVFEFQPEQATFDVAPICHQTGMLAGVMMPIATAGRIHLMDRFSAKRVLRWIEKEQPTYIIGAPPHVIHVAHAEHLKETKTDSVRLFIYAGAPVPSAVLRQLQEDSGMTVAAMFGWTEGFLATATHPDDPIEAVSSTVGFAIPGTEVLLVDEEGNQVSAGTPGEMLCRGPNFSAGYYKNAEAAKRQWDKDGWFHSGDLLRQDENGRYIFMGRADDIINRGGTKIDPKAVEDACAAHPAIANVAVVGQADDTLGQRTVACIVVKEGETTPALSELRDFLGEQGLAKFQFPDRLEVVSSLPLTHSGKIKKKELRSRLQEFVVKG; translated from the coding sequence GTGATAGACTTCCCCGGAATGGTACTGACCAAAGAGCGAGCGAACGAGTTTTTTGAGAAGGAAATGTGGACCGAGGAATCTTTTGTGGATGTTCTCCAATGGAATGCAGAACACTATCCAACGCTGGTTCACAAGGACGAGAAGCGACAACTGACGTATCGAGAACTCTGGGAGGAAGTCGAGGCATTGGCGGCTTCTCTCTATGAACATGGCATCCGTAAAGGAGATAAGGTTGCCATACAACTTCCAAATTCACTGGATTACGTCGTTGCCGTATTTGGTGCTGCACGCCTTGGCGCTGCGGCGGTGCTGCTGCAAGTAGACATGGGGCGCCAGGGACTTTCTTATTGCCTGGACAAGTCTGAGGCTAAGGCCTGGATTGTGGCTGAGAGTTACCGGGGAGACCCATTGATAGGAACGGCCGAAACACTGCAAGCGACGCTTCCTGATTTGACGAACATCATTGTCCGGGAAGAAACCGAAGGCGGTGCGCAGGGACATCTGCGGCTGCATGATTTATACCAGTCTTCAAAGCGTCTGGACGAGAAGCAGTTGAAAGAGAATCACCCAGAGCCGCTAAGTCCGTTTGTGATGGTGTTTACCTCCGGTACAACGGGATCGCCAAAAGGAGTTGTGCAGTTACACGCCAATTACCTCTGGGCTTCGAGAGCTTACGCCAGAGTGTTTGAGTTTCAACCTGAACAAGCAACTTTTGATGTGGCCCCCATCTGCCATCAGACTGGGATGCTGGCGGGTGTCATGATGCCAATTGCTACAGCCGGTCGAATTCACCTGATGGACAGGTTCTCCGCCAAACGCGTGTTGCGTTGGATTGAAAAGGAACAGCCCACTTACATTATTGGTGCACCCCCTCACGTCATTCACGTTGCCCATGCGGAACATCTCAAAGAGACCAAAACGGACTCCGTGCGACTGTTCATCTATGCCGGAGCACCGGTCCCAAGTGCAGTCTTGCGGCAACTCCAGGAGGACAGCGGTATGACCGTTGCGGCCATGTTTGGCTGGACCGAAGGCTTTCTTGCTACCGCCACGCATCCGGACGATCCCATTGAAGCAGTCAGCAGTACCGTTGGCTTCGCCATCCCCGGAACAGAAGTCCTCCTTGTAGACGAAGAGGGAAATCAAGTGTCCGCCGGGACCCCTGGAGAAATGCTTTGCCGCGGCCCCAACTTTAGTGCTGGTTACTACAAGAATGCGGAGGCTGCAAAACGCCAGTGGGATAAAGATGGGTGGTTTCACTCTGGAGATTTGCTGCGCCAGGATGAGAACGGCCGATACATTTTTATGGGCCGCGCAGATGACATCATTAACCGCGGCGGAACAAAGATAGATCCTAAGGCCGTTGAAGATGCGTGTGCTGCCCATCCTGCCATCGCAAATGTAGCGGTTGTGGGACAGGCTGACGATACTTTAGGACAGAGAACAGTCGCTTGCATCGTTGTAAAAGAAGGTGAAACCACTCCAGCACTGTCGGAGCTCCGTGACTTTCTAGGTGAACAAGGGCTCGCGAAATTTCAGTTTCCTGACAGGCTCGAGGTGGTCAGCAGCCTGCCTCTTACACACTCAGGGAAGATAAAGAAGAAAGAACTGCGTTCACGTCTTCAGGAATTTGTAGTGAAAGGATGA
- the acpP gene encoding acyl carrier protein, with protein sequence MEQIEERVRKVVCSQLGVEPEEVNPGSQFVDDLGADSLDLTELAIAFEDEFELEIPESDFGKLSTVANVVSYLNGRLNG encoded by the coding sequence CTGGAACAGATTGAAGAACGAGTCCGAAAAGTAGTGTGCAGCCAATTGGGGGTAGAACCCGAAGAAGTAAATCCTGGCAGCCAGTTTGTCGATGACCTTGGAGCAGATTCGTTAGATTTGACGGAGTTGGCCATCGCGTTTGAAGACGAATTTGAGTTGGAGATTCCAGAATCTGATTTTGGAAAGCTGTCTACCGTTGCCAACGTTGTGTCATACCTCAACGGGCGACTCAATGGCTGA
- the fabL gene encoding enoyl-[acyl-carrier-protein] reductase FabL has product MEATSQQRYIGKVVGITGSSRGIGRKLALRFANEGADVVINYFRNGDAARDVANEVEQLGRKALVVRANMAQPEKIHRMFDTINEHFGRLDVFVHNAASGRNRPALDIDVKGWDWTINTNARSFLVGVQEASKLMPPEGGSVLAISSFGSDHVFPNYTAVGATKAAIESLVRYFAVELADRKINANAISAGAVVTGALEHFPGIERTWGQIEQKIPYGRMVDADDVANLALFLCSKEAEMIRGQTVKIDGGITLLVP; this is encoded by the coding sequence ATGGAAGCAACGTCACAGCAACGGTACATTGGTAAGGTAGTTGGCATAACTGGTAGTTCCAGAGGAATAGGCAGGAAACTGGCACTCAGGTTTGCCAACGAAGGGGCCGATGTTGTCATCAACTATTTTCGCAACGGTGATGCTGCCCGAGATGTTGCAAATGAAGTTGAGCAACTTGGACGAAAGGCCTTGGTTGTACGAGCAAATATGGCACAACCTGAAAAAATCCACCGCATGTTTGACACTATCAACGAGCACTTTGGCCGTCTTGACGTGTTTGTACATAACGCTGCATCCGGCCGCAACAGACCCGCTCTGGACATAGACGTAAAGGGTTGGGACTGGACAATTAACACAAACGCGCGTTCCTTTTTAGTAGGCGTTCAAGAGGCCTCGAAATTGATGCCGCCCGAGGGTGGGTCTGTCCTGGCCATTTCCTCGTTCGGCTCTGACCATGTGTTCCCGAACTACACGGCCGTCGGAGCTACGAAAGCAGCGATTGAATCGCTCGTTCGCTACTTCGCTGTAGAACTGGCCGACCGAAAGATCAACGCTAACGCAATTTCTGCGGGAGCAGTGGTTACAGGGGCACTCGAGCACTTTCCGGGTATTGAACGCACGTGGGGACAAATTGAACAGAAGATACCCTATGGCCGGATGGTCGACGCGGATGATGTCGCCAACTTGGCCTTATTTCTATGCTCGAAAGAGGCCGAAATGATTCGCGGACAAACAGTGAAGATTGACGGCGGGATAACATTATTGGTGCCATAA
- a CDS encoding fatty acyl-CoA synthetase, with the protein MSSEVGAARRNTMADLLERSSARYGDKLALVYGEERIDYSEFQRRVNTISAQFLRDGISSSSKLVVLSKNSLNFVLAYYAAMKIGAIWVPVNYMLTPSEIAYILGHTKADVVLAASNLVDTMNKAIATVQESTSSLAVDVTARYVLETAAEDDSIRSHDPRSWHALEVYEPSSVADADTGQHTIDLDGRTLAQILYTSGTESLPKGVMLTHDNLISQFVSCIVDGSMEHHDIAIHALPLYHSAQLNCFLGPSIYLGGTGIILDAAAPDIILRTIEKERATLLFCPPTVWIALLRHPDFEKRDLSSLQKCYYGAAIMPVEVLKELSSKLPQARFWNFYGQTEVAPLATVLKPEDQLRKLGSAGRPALNVETIIVDAEGNPVPAGEVGEIVHRTAHAMLGYLDDAQKTSEAYRGGWFHSGDLGVMDEEGYLTIVDRKKDMIKTGGVNVASREVEEAIYEFPGVSEVAVIGLPDDYWIEAVTAIIVPKTGIQFNEQDLLQFLREKLAKFKLPKQIVIADALPRNPSGKILKRNLRQEYEDSVKSLPEQD; encoded by the coding sequence ATGAGTTCGGAGGTTGGCGCTGCAAGGCGCAACACGATGGCTGACTTACTGGAGAGAAGCAGTGCTCGTTACGGGGACAAGTTGGCACTGGTGTACGGTGAAGAGCGAATCGACTACAGTGAGTTTCAAAGACGAGTCAACACAATTTCTGCTCAGTTTTTACGAGACGGGATTTCAAGCTCATCGAAATTGGTTGTCTTGTCTAAAAACAGCCTCAACTTTGTTCTAGCTTACTACGCAGCCATGAAAATTGGCGCTATCTGGGTCCCCGTCAATTACATGCTGACTCCTTCGGAAATTGCTTACATTCTTGGACATACTAAGGCGGACGTCGTGCTAGCTGCTTCAAACCTCGTTGATACGATGAATAAAGCAATCGCCACGGTGCAAGAAAGCACATCTTCCTTAGCTGTAGACGTCACAGCACGGTATGTTTTAGAAACCGCCGCAGAAGACGATAGCATTCGTTCACACGATCCCCGCTCGTGGCATGCGCTGGAGGTCTATGAACCCTCAAGTGTTGCTGACGCCGACACCGGACAGCACACCATTGACCTAGACGGGAGAACCCTGGCACAGATTCTGTATACGAGCGGGACAGAGTCCTTGCCAAAGGGTGTCATGCTTACTCACGATAACCTGATTTCCCAGTTTGTAAGCTGCATTGTTGACGGCAGTATGGAACACCACGACATCGCGATTCATGCACTGCCTCTCTATCACAGTGCCCAGTTAAACTGCTTTCTCGGGCCAAGCATTTATCTCGGGGGGACAGGCATTATTCTGGACGCCGCCGCACCCGATATAATTCTTCGGACAATTGAAAAGGAACGTGCGACGCTTCTGTTTTGCCCGCCCACTGTCTGGATTGCATTGCTGCGGCACCCAGACTTCGAGAAACGAGATTTGTCCTCGCTGCAAAAGTGTTACTACGGTGCAGCCATCATGCCGGTTGAAGTTCTAAAGGAGTTGTCATCGAAGCTTCCTCAGGCTCGTTTTTGGAACTTCTATGGACAGACAGAGGTTGCTCCATTGGCCACCGTTCTCAAACCCGAAGACCAACTTCGAAAGTTGGGATCGGCTGGACGACCTGCGTTGAACGTAGAGACCATCATTGTGGACGCCGAGGGCAACCCGGTGCCTGCCGGAGAAGTGGGGGAAATTGTTCACCGAACGGCCCATGCCATGCTCGGTTATCTGGACGACGCGCAAAAAACCAGTGAAGCGTACCGCGGTGGTTGGTTTCACAGCGGTGACCTTGGCGTCATGGATGAGGAAGGGTATCTCACCATCGTGGATCGAAAGAAGGACATGATTAAGACCGGCGGCGTAAATGTGGCGAGTCGGGAAGTGGAAGAAGCAATTTACGAGTTTCCAGGTGTCTCTGAAGTAGCAGTCATTGGTCTCCCTGACGACTACTGGATTGAAGCAGTTACAGCCATCATTGTTCCGAAAACGGGTATTCAGTTTAACGAACAGGACTTACTCCAATTTCTCAGGGAAAAGCTGGCGAAATTTAAACTGCCAAAGCAGATTGTTATTGCAGATGCGCTGCCGAGAAACCCCAGTGGAAAAATCTTAAAGAGGAATTTACGTCAAGAGTATGAAGACTCTGTAAAAAGTCTTCCTGAACAAGATTGA
- a CDS encoding NTP transferase domain-containing protein, producing the protein MNFAAIILAAGLSVRMGVPKQFLSIAGKPMILYSIDAVLESGLSPVVVVSGKYTEETRRCLAQRPVQLVKNPDYQTGMASSLTTGVGWLLTAPDLPMLDGVVVLLADQPFLSSDVIPQLTARYQQKAIDGTRIVRPAFNGIEGNPVLFGREFLPHLLHVSGDKGARELIAQHRTQVDTVHVTESYQGMDIDTHSDLQAARQIALQLQLGRNDEPE; encoded by the coding sequence ATGAATTTTGCGGCCATTATTCTGGCAGCAGGTTTGTCCGTGCGAATGGGTGTTCCGAAACAGTTTCTTAGCATCGCCGGGAAGCCCATGATTCTGTACAGTATTGATGCGGTTCTCGAATCTGGTTTGTCTCCTGTCGTCGTAGTAAGTGGCAAATATACAGAGGAGACCCGCCGCTGTCTTGCACAGAGACCTGTGCAATTAGTGAAAAATCCGGATTATCAGACAGGAATGGCCTCGTCTCTCACCACAGGTGTCGGTTGGCTGTTGACGGCCCCTGATTTACCCATGCTTGACGGCGTCGTAGTGCTATTGGCGGACCAGCCCTTTTTGTCTTCTGACGTCATTCCTCAACTCACAGCGCGTTACCAGCAGAAAGCGATTGACGGCACGCGCATTGTACGTCCTGCATTCAATGGGATTGAAGGAAATCCGGTTCTATTTGGACGCGAATTCCTTCCTCATTTGCTGCATGTCAGTGGTGACAAGGGAGCTAGAGAACTGATAGCGCAGCATCGGACTCAAGTGGATACCGTCCATGTTACCGAGTCTTATCAAGGGATGGATATTGACACGCATTCCGATTTGCAGGCTGCACGCCAGATTGCTCTGCAGTTGCAACTTGGCCGGAACGACGAACCCGAATAA
- a CDS encoding XdhC family protein has protein sequence MTGFIEVLQQARSGKNKIAAATIVSVEGSAYRREGAKMLFSADGRSHGTLSAGCLESDLSHRAAEVLSKGTSELLTYDMSSEDDFTWGRGTGCNGVIHVLLEAIDFLRMNLAARFWTEVLQHISEGKEVVICRDLSRAGDSGNYLIANADETQGPWGTNNRNEIINHLQQFASDVRRSYNAVSTETEIKETHTPVSSDERGASRFYFFDKIHPKEKLFILGGGPDAEPMVDILGQIGFAITVVDHRPARLNRELFPRAQHLIDSRPTQADRRVVIPDGSYVIIMTHSFQDDKLWLNYLTGISLCYLGILGPRERTRRLLSKDCETTVLHSPIGLDIYADGPEEIAVSVAAEIIRVRRSGQVATAEQSGVQPANRNACQYPSLDKTR, from the coding sequence ATGACCGGCTTCATCGAAGTGTTGCAACAAGCGCGATCAGGTAAAAATAAGATTGCCGCAGCAACCATTGTGTCTGTGGAAGGTTCCGCTTATCGCAGAGAGGGTGCAAAGATGTTGTTCTCGGCAGACGGGAGAAGTCACGGCACCCTCAGCGCCGGCTGCCTCGAATCAGATTTAAGTCATCGTGCCGCAGAAGTCCTAAGCAAAGGAACTTCGGAACTTCTGACCTACGATATGTCGTCAGAAGACGACTTTACGTGGGGGCGCGGAACGGGCTGCAATGGTGTGATCCATGTCTTGCTGGAAGCGATTGACTTTCTGCGAATGAACCTTGCTGCAAGATTCTGGACTGAGGTTCTTCAGCACATTTCAGAGGGAAAAGAGGTAGTCATCTGCAGAGACCTTTCCAGAGCCGGAGACAGCGGTAATTATCTGATTGCAAATGCAGATGAGACACAAGGCCCTTGGGGGACTAACAACCGAAATGAAATTATCAACCACCTACAGCAGTTTGCTTCAGATGTGAGACGGTCATACAACGCCGTCTCAACTGAGACTGAGATAAAGGAGACGCATACCCCTGTCTCCAGTGACGAGCGAGGAGCGTCCCGGTTCTATTTTTTTGACAAGATTCACCCAAAAGAAAAGCTGTTTATCCTCGGCGGCGGACCAGACGCCGAACCAATGGTTGATATTCTTGGACAAATCGGCTTTGCTATTACGGTCGTTGACCACCGTCCTGCACGACTCAATCGCGAACTGTTCCCGCGGGCACAGCATTTGATTGATTCTAGACCAACCCAAGCTGACAGGCGTGTGGTGATTCCGGATGGCAGTTATGTCATTATCATGACGCACAGCTTTCAGGACGATAAACTGTGGTTGAACTACCTGACAGGAATATCTCTTTGTTATCTGGGAATTCTCGGGCCCCGTGAGAGAACAAGGCGACTGCTGTCAAAGGATTGTGAAACGACCGTACTGCACTCTCCAATCGGACTAGATATTTATGCGGACGGTCCCGAAGAGATAGCGGTGTCCGTAGCGGCAGAAATTATTCGGGTTCGTCGTTCCGGCCAAGTTGCAACTGCAGAGCAATCTGGCGTGCAGCCTGCAAATCGGAATGCGTGTCAATATCCATCCCTTGATAAGACTCGGTAA
- a CDS encoding VWA domain-containing protein, translating to MNPLGDDVTTNTVHNVLSLVRGLRRLGLRITSADEQLIFQAIQAVGWNYEATCKDAVASVVIKDPWQYPLFAAAWHQFWLWLRSPNDSWLAQQTLMSSVMRQKSALHRSPQVIWMGRDTSGSDKNADADASDQFTVQLKAGSSRDEVLKEKDFAQLTDMELEELMKFIPAVRPAMRKTRRMKQGKKGKRLSLQGTMQKNRSTGEVMRLVRRRPVLKPRPVVLLCDVSGSMDQYSRVLLRFAHALTAKQRNFEVFVFSTRLTHVTRWLQLHDVNDAFYAVTSQVHHWSGGTRLAENLATFYHHYANTFLRRRAVLVIATDGFDSDNPAALERQLIRLSRRCQHLVWLNPALGDAEYTPTAKGAAVLDRYSDYAFAAHNFNSLTRAWNKIRRLPNVRPVRRQT from the coding sequence ATGAACCCGTTGGGAGACGATGTGACAACCAATACAGTGCACAATGTCCTGTCGTTGGTGCGCGGCCTGCGGCGCCTCGGACTGAGAATTACCAGCGCTGATGAGCAACTCATCTTTCAGGCAATTCAAGCCGTGGGCTGGAACTATGAAGCAACGTGCAAAGATGCGGTAGCATCAGTGGTCATTAAAGACCCATGGCAGTATCCGCTCTTTGCAGCGGCGTGGCATCAATTCTGGCTGTGGCTGCGCTCCCCAAACGACTCGTGGCTTGCTCAGCAAACCTTAATGAGCAGTGTCATGCGCCAGAAGTCCGCTCTCCACCGTTCACCACAAGTTATCTGGATGGGCAGGGACACGTCCGGCTCTGATAAGAACGCAGATGCAGATGCGTCCGACCAGTTTACCGTACAGTTAAAGGCTGGTTCGTCTCGGGACGAAGTTCTGAAGGAAAAAGACTTTGCACAACTCACTGACATGGAACTGGAAGAGTTGATGAAATTTATACCGGCTGTACGTCCTGCAATGCGGAAGACTCGCAGAATGAAACAGGGGAAGAAGGGCAAGCGGTTAAGCCTTCAGGGCACGATGCAAAAGAACAGGTCTACAGGGGAGGTCATGCGTCTTGTACGCCGCAGACCGGTTTTGAAACCAAGGCCTGTGGTGTTGCTTTGCGACGTCAGCGGTTCCATGGATCAGTACAGCCGAGTGCTTTTGAGATTCGCTCACGCGCTTACAGCCAAACAGCGAAACTTCGAAGTCTTTGTGTTTAGTACTAGATTGACACATGTCACGCGTTGGCTTCAACTACACGATGTCAATGATGCGTTTTACGCCGTTACCAGTCAGGTGCACCACTGGTCAGGCGGTACGAGACTGGCTGAAAATTTGGCAACATTTTATCACCACTATGCGAATACTTTTTTACGCCGCAGAGCGGTCTTAGTGATTGCAACAGATGGTTTTGACTCAGACAATCCAGCGGCGCTGGAACGGCAATTGATACGACTCTCCCGCCGCTGTCAGCACCTAGTGTGGCTGAACCCCGCGCTTGGAGATGCTGAGTATACTCCCACAGCGAAAGGAGCAGCCGTCCTCGACCGCTATTCAGACTACGCCTTTGCCGCCCACAATTTTAACAGCCTGACCAGGGCTTGGAACAAAATCAGACGTCTCCCGAATGTGCGGCCTGTGCGTCGGCAAACATAG
- a CDS encoding MoxR family ATPase: protein MNSPSQVQEVLTTNGYFASSALSTALFLTMKLERPLCLEGEPGVGKTELAKVLSEVLDRPLLRIQCYEGLDRESALYDWNYQKQLLHIRISEAVEAGPLSRESGSSSQTVSTTRSTLVTTPADDPVRTEELRQTLEREVFSEAFLLKRPLLKALEPAHVPPVLLIDEIDRSDEEFEAFLLELLGEFQVTIPELGTISAEQKPVVILTSNRTREMHDALKRRCLYHWIDYPDFDRELAILQHKIPGLSHQLARSAVNFVTKLREEPLFKRPGVAETIHWAEALAALGTRKLEHQQVEDTLGCLLKYKDDFDFLMNRKGAAESRLSGLLKELGQVR, encoded by the coding sequence ATGAACAGTCCCAGTCAGGTCCAAGAGGTTTTAACGACAAACGGATACTTTGCCAGTTCCGCACTGTCCACAGCATTGTTCCTGACAATGAAACTGGAGCGTCCGTTGTGCTTGGAAGGAGAGCCTGGAGTCGGTAAGACAGAACTGGCGAAAGTACTTTCCGAGGTGTTGGACAGACCGTTGCTTCGGATCCAGTGTTACGAAGGGTTAGACCGGGAGTCAGCATTGTACGACTGGAACTATCAAAAACAGCTCTTGCACATTCGAATTTCCGAAGCTGTAGAAGCTGGGCCGCTTTCAAGGGAAAGCGGCTCTAGTTCACAGACTGTCTCAACTACGCGTAGTACTCTGGTGACAACGCCTGCTGATGACCCAGTCCGTACCGAGGAGCTTCGCCAAACACTGGAAAGGGAGGTCTTTAGCGAAGCGTTTCTGTTAAAGCGCCCGCTCCTAAAAGCACTGGAGCCAGCTCATGTACCCCCTGTTCTGCTCATCGACGAAATTGACAGAAGTGACGAAGAGTTTGAAGCATTTCTCTTGGAACTTCTTGGCGAGTTTCAAGTCACGATTCCTGAACTCGGAACCATTTCTGCCGAACAAAAGCCAGTGGTGATCTTAACAAGCAATCGAACCCGAGAAATGCATGATGCGCTTAAACGAAGGTGTTTGTATCACTGGATAGACTATCCGGACTTTGACCGAGAGTTGGCAATTCTCCAACACAAAATCCCGGGATTATCCCACCAACTGGCTCGTTCTGCCGTGAATTTCGTTACCAAACTTCGTGAGGAACCCCTGTTTAAGCGACCTGGGGTGGCGGAGACGATTCACTGGGCAGAGGCTCTTGCTGCCCTTGGAACGCGAAAACTCGAACATCAACAAGTAGAGGATACGCTTGGGTGTTTACTCAAATATAAGGACGACTTTGACTTTCTCATGAACCGCAAAGGCGCAGCGGAGTCCCGTTTATCAGGTCTGCTTAAAGAACTGGGGCAGGTTCGATGA